A genomic region of Exiguobacterium sp. Helios contains the following coding sequences:
- the trpS gene encoding tryptophan--tRNA ligase, which produces MKTIFSGIKPTGTVTLGNYIGAMKHFVNLQDEHDAYYCIVDLHSITVEIDRIELMNNTRALAALYIASGLNPEKSTIFVQSEVKAHAQLGWMLTCLSGMGELERMTQYKDKSQGKDRIGAGLFVYPTLMAADILLYDAELVPVGDDQKQHIELTRDLAQRFNSRYYETFKMPEPVIAETGARIMSLTSPDKKMSKTDTNPKGYISMLDAPDVIRKKIKSAVTDSEGIVRFDRENKPGVSNLLEIYSLLAGISIKDLEAKYDGLNYGVFKSDVAEVIVAELEPIQQRYYDLIDSEELDLILDNGRDKADLVASRKLAKVEKAMGLQRKRAKVKK; this is translated from the coding sequence ATGAAAACGATTTTTTCAGGCATTAAGCCAACGGGTACGGTGACGCTTGGTAACTACATTGGCGCGATGAAACACTTTGTTAATCTGCAGGACGAACACGATGCATATTACTGTATCGTCGACTTACATTCCATCACGGTCGAAATTGACCGGATTGAACTTATGAACAATACACGGGCGCTTGCTGCACTTTATATCGCAAGCGGACTCAATCCTGAAAAATCAACAATCTTCGTCCAGTCGGAAGTTAAAGCGCACGCTCAGCTCGGGTGGATGCTGACATGTCTGTCCGGTATGGGTGAACTGGAACGTATGACACAATATAAAGATAAGTCGCAAGGCAAAGACCGGATTGGTGCTGGATTATTTGTTTATCCAACCTTGATGGCAGCCGATATTCTCTTATATGATGCAGAGCTTGTTCCAGTCGGCGACGATCAAAAACAACATATCGAGTTGACACGTGACTTAGCGCAACGTTTTAACAGCCGCTATTACGAAACATTTAAAATGCCGGAGCCGGTCATCGCCGAAACGGGTGCCCGTATCATGAGCTTGACGTCTCCCGATAAAAAGATGTCAAAAACGGATACAAATCCAAAAGGCTATATTTCGATGCTCGACGCTCCGGACGTGATTCGCAAAAAAATCAAGTCTGCCGTAACGGATTCCGAGGGGATCGTTCGATTTGACCGGGAAAACAAACCGGGCGTCTCAAACTTGCTCGAAATTTATTCATTGCTGGCTGGTATTTCAATCAAAGACTTGGAAGCAAAGTATGATGGATTGAACTATGGTGTATTTAAATCAGATGTCGCAGAAGTCATCGTTGCTGAACTAGAACCGATCCAGCAACGTTATTACGACTTAATTGATTCAGAAGAACTCGATTTGATTCTTGACAATGGTCGCGACAAAGCAGATCTGGTTGCTTCACGTAAATTGGCGAAAGTCGAAAAAGCGATGGGACTCCAACGGAAACGCGCAAAAGTAAAGAAATAA
- a CDS encoding peptide ABC transporter substrate-binding protein yields the protein MKKKSFALATSVALVSSAFLAACSTTDSNDTSSGDKSSDKKSSEQTLNLIESADIPTLNPTTSTDAVSFNVLNNTMEGLYRLDDKQQPTPGIAESHTVSDDKLTYTFKLRDAKWSDGTPITAKDFEYAWKEVLNPENASQYAYVFYNIEGAEEYNTKKGERDAVGVKAVDDKTFEVKLKAPADYFLGLTGFGPFMPKSEELSKKIGKDFGSTADKSLYNGPFKLTEWTREQGWKMVKNDNYWDKDSVKLNTINVKVVKETSTAVNLYEKGDIDRAGLSSEFVAQYQDNDEFKTKGESTIFYLYLNTKVKALNNEKIRRAIDMGYNKKGITDVILANGSLPANYLVPKDFAKDADGKDFREKYPTFNEYNADEAKKLWEEGLKEIGQKSVELELLNYDSDDAKKIGEFLKGELEKNLPGMKVTIKQQPFKNKLDLENKGDFEFSFAGWGPDYQDPMTFLDLFLTDGPYNRGKWSDKEYDKLINDAKTQTDATKRWSELQEAEKILLDSAAISPVYQRGRAFMVKPYVKGIVEHNFGADFSYKWASIEGK from the coding sequence ATGAAAAAGAAAAGTTTTGCACTGGCTACATCTGTAGCCCTCGTTTCAAGCGCGTTCCTTGCAGCTTGTTCGACGACTGATTCAAATGACACATCATCGGGCGACAAAAGTTCAGACAAAAAATCAAGTGAGCAAACGCTAAACTTGATCGAAAGTGCTGATATTCCGACGCTTAACCCAACAACTTCTACGGATGCCGTGTCGTTCAACGTCTTGAACAACACGATGGAAGGTCTTTATCGTTTAGATGACAAGCAACAGCCGACACCAGGTATTGCTGAAAGTCACACAGTTTCTGACGATAAATTGACGTACACATTCAAGCTACGTGATGCTAAATGGTCGGACGGTACACCAATCACAGCAAAAGACTTCGAATATGCTTGGAAAGAAGTCTTGAACCCGGAAAATGCTTCGCAATACGCGTATGTCTTCTACAACATCGAAGGTGCTGAAGAATACAACACGAAAAAAGGCGAGCGTGATGCGGTTGGCGTCAAAGCAGTTGACGACAAGACATTCGAAGTCAAATTGAAAGCACCAGCGGATTACTTCCTTGGTTTAACTGGATTCGGTCCATTCATGCCGAAATCGGAAGAACTTTCGAAAAAAATCGGTAAGGACTTCGGTTCGACAGCAGATAAATCACTTTACAACGGACCATTCAAGTTAACAGAATGGACACGTGAACAAGGCTGGAAAATGGTCAAAAACGACAACTATTGGGATAAAGATAGCGTCAAGTTGAACACAATCAACGTCAAGGTCGTTAAAGAAACTTCAACAGCAGTTAACCTTTACGAAAAAGGCGATATCGACCGTGCTGGTCTCTCTTCAGAATTCGTTGCTCAGTATCAAGATAATGACGAGTTCAAAACAAAGGGTGAATCTACAATCTTCTACCTTTACTTGAACACGAAAGTCAAAGCATTAAACAACGAAAAAATCCGTCGCGCAATCGACATGGGTTACAATAAAAAAGGAATCACGGACGTCATCTTGGCGAACGGATCACTTCCTGCAAACTATCTCGTACCAAAAGATTTCGCGAAAGATGCTGACGGAAAAGACTTCCGTGAAAAGTACCCGACATTCAACGAGTACAATGCAGACGAAGCGAAAAAACTATGGGAAGAGGGCTTAAAAGAAATCGGTCAAAAATCGGTTGAACTTGAGCTTCTTAACTACGATAGTGATGACGCGAAGAAAATCGGTGAGTTCTTGAAAGGTGAGCTTGAGAAGAACCTTCCAGGCATGAAAGTCACAATCAAGCAACAACCGTTCAAAAACAAACTTGATCTCGAAAACAAAGGCGACTTTGAGTTCTCATTCGCCGGCTGGGGTCCTGACTACCAAGATCCAATGACGTTCCTCGATCTCTTCTTGACTGACGGACCATACAACCGTGGTAAGTGGTCAGATAAAGAGTACGATAAACTCATCAACGATGCAAAAACACAAACGGATGCTACAAAACGTTGGTCAGAGCTTCAAGAAGCAGAGAAAATCCTTCTTGATTCTGCAGCCATCTCGCCTGTTTATCAGCGTGGACGTGCATTCATGGTTAAACCATACGTTAAAGGGATTGTCGAACATAACTTCGGCGCAGATTTCTCGTACAAATGGGCTTCAATCGAAGGTAAATAA
- the fabF gene encoding beta-ketoacyl-ACP synthase II, giving the protein MMRKRVVVTGMGALTPIGNDVDTFWNALKAGENGIRPMERLDIDEYPTKVTGELQNFDVTEFIEAKEARKMDRFVHYSLVASMEAVKNAELDVKANAERIGVWIGSGIGGVETIEKQAKIYFERGHRRVSPFFIPMMIPNMASGQVSIYTGAKGPNNCSVTACASGTNAIGEALRVIERGDADVMIAGGAEAPITNLAFAGFCANKAMSTNHDPNTASRPFDEGRDGFVMGEGAGILVLEEYEHAIARGAKIYAEVSGYGLTADAYHITAPDPDGDGGARAMAMAIQDAGIEPAAVQYINAHGTSTPMNDVLETKAIHTVFGNHAEKLAINSTKSMIGHLLGGAGGVEAIATIKSLQEQIVHPTIHLEQPSEGCDLDYVREGSRSWDVEYALSNSLGFGGHNASLVFKRYHA; this is encoded by the coding sequence ATGATGAGAAAACGTGTAGTAGTAACAGGTATGGGCGCACTGACGCCAATCGGTAATGATGTCGATACATTCTGGAATGCGTTAAAAGCCGGTGAAAACGGGATTCGTCCGATGGAACGTCTTGATATCGATGAGTATCCGACGAAAGTAACAGGAGAATTACAGAATTTTGATGTCACGGAATTCATCGAAGCAAAGGAAGCCCGGAAAATGGACCGTTTTGTTCATTATTCGCTCGTCGCAAGTATGGAAGCCGTCAAAAATGCTGAACTGGATGTTAAAGCCAATGCTGAACGTATCGGCGTCTGGATCGGATCAGGAATCGGCGGCGTCGAGACGATTGAAAAACAGGCGAAAATCTATTTTGAACGGGGACATCGTCGTGTCAGTCCATTCTTCATTCCAATGATGATTCCAAACATGGCAAGTGGCCAAGTTTCGATTTATACAGGAGCAAAAGGACCGAATAACTGTTCCGTCACTGCATGTGCTTCCGGTACAAACGCGATTGGTGAAGCGTTACGCGTCATTGAACGCGGCGACGCGGACGTCATGATTGCCGGTGGAGCAGAAGCACCGATTACCAATCTTGCTTTTGCTGGTTTTTGTGCCAATAAAGCGATGTCGACGAACCATGATCCAAACACGGCAAGCCGTCCGTTTGATGAAGGCCGTGACGGATTTGTCATGGGAGAGGGTGCCGGAATCCTGGTACTTGAAGAGTATGAACATGCGATTGCCCGCGGTGCCAAAATCTATGCAGAAGTCAGCGGATACGGATTAACAGCCGATGCTTACCATATCACAGCACCAGATCCAGACGGCGACGGCGGAGCGCGCGCAATGGCGATGGCGATTCAAGATGCAGGTATTGAACCGGCCGCCGTTCAATATATTAATGCTCATGGAACAAGTACGCCGATGAATGATGTACTTGAAACGAAAGCGATCCATACCGTATTTGGAAATCATGCTGAAAAATTAGCCATCAACTCGACGAAGTCGATGATTGGTCATTTACTAGGCGGTGCCGGTGGAGTAGAAGCCATCGCGACAATTAAATCGTTGCAAGAACAAATCGTTCACCCGACGATTCATTTGGAACAACCGAGTGAAGGGTGTGATCTTGATTACGTGCGCGAGGGAAGCCGGTCATGGGATGTGGAGTATGCTCTCAGCAACTCGCTTGGGTTCGGTGGTCATAATGCTTCACTCGTCTTTAAACGCTATCACGCGTAA
- a CDS encoding beta-ketoacyl-ACP synthase III, whose translation MNIGIVGLGTSLPEHRMTNDDLAATLDTSDEWIRTRTGIGARRIADDAVDVTDLATEAAEKALADANLTADDIGLIVVGTATGRAFPSTACIVQERIGALGATAFDISAACSGFIFALQTASSMMTATESKHALVIGAEKMSSIVDWSDRSTAILFGDGAGAVVLGPTEQQGLNAFELGTDGRGAHLLFKNLDGPIEMNGREVFKFAVRKLPDIVEKVIQKADGTLAELDLLIPHQANLRIIDAARERLGIEEAKVIVTIDEHANTSAASIPLALEEARRQGRLSPGTTLVLAGFGAGLTWGAAYITWTKGENT comes from the coding sequence ATGAATATCGGAATTGTAGGACTCGGTACATCATTACCCGAACATCGGATGACAAATGATGATTTAGCAGCGACACTCGATACGAGTGATGAATGGATTCGGACACGTACAGGAATCGGCGCGCGACGGATTGCAGATGATGCAGTCGATGTCACTGATTTAGCGACGGAAGCAGCGGAAAAAGCATTAGCGGATGCTAACTTGACAGCAGACGACATCGGATTGATTGTTGTCGGAACGGCAACCGGACGTGCTTTCCCGTCAACTGCCTGTATCGTTCAGGAGCGGATCGGCGCACTCGGTGCGACAGCTTTTGATATCAGCGCAGCCTGTAGCGGATTCATTTTTGCCCTACAGACGGCTTCGAGTATGATGACGGCAACGGAATCGAAGCATGCACTGGTCATTGGTGCAGAGAAGATGTCCAGCATCGTTGACTGGTCAGACCGGTCGACAGCCATCTTGTTTGGTGATGGCGCTGGAGCGGTTGTCCTCGGTCCAACCGAGCAGCAAGGATTGAATGCCTTTGAACTTGGCACGGATGGCCGCGGAGCACATCTGTTATTTAAAAACCTGGATGGTCCGATTGAAATGAACGGTCGGGAAGTCTTTAAGTTCGCAGTCCGCAAGTTACCGGACATCGTGGAAAAAGTCATTCAAAAAGCGGACGGAACACTGGCCGAACTTGATTTACTGATTCCGCATCAAGCGAATTTACGGATTATTGATGCAGCACGTGAACGGCTTGGAATTGAAGAAGCGAAAGTGATCGTGACGATTGACGAACATGCGAATACATCTGCTGCGTCAATACCACTTGCACTAGAAGAGGCACGGCGACAAGGAAGATTGTCACCGGGGACGACACTTGTCCTCGCCGGATTCGGCGCAGGTTTGACATGGGGGGCAGCTTACATTACTTGGACTAAAGGGGAGAACACATAA
- the mtnN gene encoding 5'-methylthioadenosine/S-adenosylhomocysteine nucleosidase, translating to MPIAIIGAMEEEVNLLRNELSERKDTVIANYHFYEGLLNSVPVVILKSGIGKVNAAIGTTLLLDHFKPSAVINTGSAGGFRAGLKVGDVVVSTEVRHHDVDVTAFGYEYGQVPGMPAAYTADPKLIATAEAVIERMDAIRVVHGLIVTGDSFIHDTERSNLIKTNFPDVAAVEMEAAPIAQVCHQFDVPFVVTRSISDSADEEASLSFDEFLEIASINSAKMVMEVVRTLADSE from the coding sequence ATGCCAATCGCAATCATCGGAGCGATGGAAGAAGAAGTAAACTTACTTCGAAATGAATTATCGGAACGAAAAGATACCGTCATTGCCAATTATCATTTTTATGAAGGATTGTTGAACAGTGTCCCGGTCGTCATCTTAAAATCCGGTATCGGAAAAGTAAATGCCGCAATCGGAACGACATTACTGCTTGATCATTTCAAGCCAAGTGCCGTAATCAATACCGGTTCAGCCGGCGGATTCAGAGCCGGTTTAAAAGTCGGTGATGTCGTTGTTTCGACGGAAGTCCGTCATCACGACGTCGACGTGACAGCGTTCGGTTACGAGTATGGTCAAGTACCGGGAATGCCGGCTGCCTATACAGCTGATCCAAAACTGATTGCAACAGCGGAAGCTGTCATTGAACGAATGGATGCGATTCGGGTCGTCCATGGTTTGATCGTGACAGGTGATTCGTTCATCCATGATACGGAGCGTTCAAATCTCATTAAAACGAACTTCCCGGATGTCGCGGCAGTTGAGATGGAAGCGGCACCGATTGCACAAGTTTGCCATCAGTTCGATGTTCCGTTCGTCGTGACACGTTCGATTTCTGACAGTGCCGATGAAGAAGCATCTCTGTCATTTGATGAATTCTTGGAGATTGCTTCGATTAATTCAGCGAAGATGGTCATGGAAGTCGTCCGCACATTAGCTGATTCAGAGTAA
- the greA gene encoding transcription elongation factor GreA codes for MAEKQYYMTLEGKANVENELNELKSVRRKEVVENIKIARSFGDLSENAEYDSAKEEQAMVEGRIAQLEEMLRNVAIISEDEKDISVVGIGTTVTFLILEDNEEETYTIVGSAEADPFTGKISNESPIAKSLFGHSVGEQVSVQAPGGDFAVKITSIK; via the coding sequence ATGGCAGAAAAACAGTATTACATGACGCTTGAAGGTAAAGCGAATGTTGAAAACGAATTAAACGAACTGAAGTCAGTCCGCCGTAAAGAAGTTGTCGAAAACATTAAGATTGCCCGTTCATTTGGTGACTTGTCGGAAAACGCGGAATATGATTCAGCGAAAGAAGAACAAGCAATGGTCGAAGGCCGGATTGCTCAATTGGAAGAGATGTTACGCAACGTCGCCATCATCTCGGAAGATGAGAAGGATATCTCGGTTGTTGGTATCGGGACAACAGTTACATTCTTGATCCTTGAAGACAATGAAGAAGAAACGTATACGATTGTTGGTAGTGCAGAAGCCGATCCGTTCACTGGGAAAATCTCGAACGAATCACCAATCGCTAAAAGTCTGTTCGGTCACAGCGTCGGTGAGCAAGTATCCGTTCAAGCACCCGGCGGAGATTTCGCTGTAAAAATTACATCAATCAAGTAA
- the udk gene encoding uridine kinase, with product MQKPVVIGVAGGTGSGKTTVARSLVDAFPSESIVMIEQDAYYKDQSELSMEERYQTNYDHPFAFDNDLLIEHIKALRENQAVEKPVYDYVAHTRATETIPLDPRDVIIVEGILALEDERLRELMDIKVFVDTDADVRILRRMQRDMNERGRSIDSVVEQYTKVVRPMHLQFCEPTKRYADIIVPEGGENHVAIDLLVTKIRAILDYRSSLDQRGY from the coding sequence ATGCAAAAACCGGTTGTAATTGGTGTGGCTGGAGGAACAGGTTCAGGAAAGACGACGGTCGCACGGTCACTTGTCGACGCGTTCCCGAGTGAATCCATCGTCATGATCGAGCAGGATGCTTACTATAAGGATCAAAGTGAATTATCGATGGAAGAGCGTTATCAAACGAACTATGATCACCCGTTTGCCTTTGATAACGATTTGCTGATTGAACACATTAAGGCACTGCGAGAAAATCAGGCGGTTGAAAAACCGGTCTATGATTACGTTGCGCACACACGGGCAACGGAGACGATTCCGCTTGATCCACGTGACGTCATCATCGTCGAAGGTATTTTAGCGCTTGAAGATGAACGTTTACGGGAATTGATGGATATTAAAGTCTTCGTGGATACAGATGCCGATGTTCGGATTCTGCGCCGGATGCAACGTGATATGAATGAACGGGGACGTTCGATTGATTCTGTCGTCGAGCAGTATACGAAAGTCGTCCGTCCGATGCATCTTCAGTTTTGTGAACCAACAAAACGATATGCCGACATCATTGTTCCCGAAGGTGGCGAAAACCACGTGGCAATCGATTTACTCGTCACGAAGATCCGGGCGATTCTCGATTATCGGTCTTCACTTGATCAAAGAGGATATTGA